One genomic window of Gammaproteobacteria bacterium includes the following:
- the tolA gene encoding cell envelope integrity protein TolA, whose product MIGIIQKYPKAFAIALIAHIVLLTFFIFSFDWSKKVAPPPPIEVVQAVAVNEQQVQAELEKIRNDERKRKDAEENRVRDLEQKADNARREREKEQERLKEIERKNKEESERTRALEAERKKVEEKRKAEEKRVAEVQRKADEAQRKAEEQKRRAEEAEKKRKDEERRQLEAKQREEEERMRQQQLMEEESKLRAAADKAKATAMARQMQMMRSAIERHWNKVGLRKGVSCVVRIRLLPTGQVAGVVLKTSSGDSKFDNSVQDAILRAQPLPMPSDRSLINEFREIELEFINN is encoded by the coding sequence ATGATCGGAATTATTCAAAAGTATCCCAAAGCGTTTGCGATTGCGTTGATTGCGCACATAGTGCTGTTGACGTTTTTTATTTTCAGTTTTGACTGGAGCAAGAAAGTCGCGCCGCCGCCACCAATTGAAGTGGTGCAGGCCGTGGCGGTGAATGAGCAGCAGGTGCAGGCTGAACTGGAAAAAATCCGCAATGACGAGCGCAAGCGCAAAGATGCGGAAGAAAACCGCGTTCGTGATTTGGAGCAAAAAGCTGACAATGCTCGTCGTGAGCGGGAAAAAGAGCAAGAGCGCCTGAAGGAAATTGAGCGCAAAAACAAAGAAGAATCCGAACGCACTCGCGCCCTAGAGGCGGAGCGGAAAAAGGTTGAAGAAAAGCGCAAGGCCGAGGAAAAGCGTGTCGCCGAAGTTCAGCGTAAAGCCGATGAAGCGCAGCGTAAGGCAGAAGAACAAAAACGACGCGCTGAAGAGGCTGAGAAAAAGCGCAAAGATGAAGAGCGTCGTCAATTAGAGGCAAAACAGCGCGAAGAAGAAGAGCGCATGCGTCAGCAGCAGTTGATGGAAGAGGAAAGCAAGCTTAGGGCGGCCGCCGACAAAGCCAAGGCGACAGCCATGGCCAGACAGATGCAGATGATGCGTTCTGCCATTGAGCGCCACTGGAATAAGGTTGGTTTGCGCAAAGGGGTTTCGTGTGTTGTGCGAATTCGTCTTTTGCCGACAGGTCAGGTGGCTGGTGTTGTGTTGAAAACCAGCAGTGGCGACTCGAAGTTTGATAATTCCGTACAAGATGCGATACTGCGTGCTCAGCCGTTGCCGATGCCCAGTGACAGAAGTCTGATAAATGAGTTCCGTGAAATAGAGTTGGAATTCATTAATAACTAA